The Dysidea avara chromosome 11, odDysAvar1.4, whole genome shotgun sequence genome includes the window ATTTGTATTCATATTGGAAACGAGACTGGTAGCTATTTATTTGAAAAGGGTCTCAATTATCATCTCACATCACAAGTTTGTAAAATTCTTTAATCACTTATCAGTGCAGTAGGATTAATATAGCGTTCAGCAAAATAACAAGGAAGCTTGATACAAGAGTCAGAAGTATACAAACTCAAAAGGgcttacatatataattatatgcaattCCTAGCTGAATgtgtagtgactgctctattggagtatttgacTGGTATTCAACTAAAACTCTGCATAGGGTCTCGGGTAGGGTACTTTGGTAGAGCCCCGCCTACTCCTAGATACGCTTATCGATAACTTCCTAAAACCGtacgtatagcctaaatataaaattttcgctgatttcgcggttttggaGGTTAGctatagtctcgcgtgccagacggtttgtgtgggggcggtaaataaaccgtctggtcactgttgcacacattccgggaccactgccggaatgttggcagagccaatcagatcgcttcgcgcactctgtgacgaaacaaccactaataattcaaattcttagtataataaagaactgaatctcggctacagatcactttttcgaaagtttaacaacgccatgggcttaggatctttgtttccctagtacagggctcttaaaagcgttCGTATAAGAACGATTGTGGTTcgctacggatttgtgaaacgacagaattgtcgaggaagacgtttcgaatacgtcaccaggacattaccagtacaattattgtCTTAGTCTGTTCAAAGAGGTGATTGGAAAGATTATTGCATCATCCATTCCTTGGCGCAAAACAAtgccgtgatgtaatctaattgcattccagtgagttcacggaactgaagtgtgcaacagtgaccagacggtttatttgccgcccccacacaaaccgtctggcacgcgagactagttaGCTATCAACGTTTATAACttacctccatatagtctaatacattttgggaatgTTTACAAATCCGCGAAAaattttttagcaacattgctaaACCTCgaaaaaaatatattaaatacaaaattctaactagcttaactaccaaactaagtactttaactacaaaactagctaccttaactacaaaacaaccttaattaataacttagttcaacaagtctatgccatcttctgggcataagccataatgcctcaggatcattttggcattatatcgccagagagtaactgacaagcgctgaaacaattgtttccttgcaaactgtctgggaataccactttgtggtattcccagacagttTCTAAACCTCGAAATATTTTTCCCTGGAAATATTTAGTCTATACGGTAACTTCTTTTCATAGAAATTTTCATAGTCTAGTGCGGCCGCCCCTACGCACATGTTTCACGCATGCGCAGTTGTAGTACACAAAGATCTTTCAATGTTCGCAGAAAGCGATTATGAAGTCTATGGTAATACTGACGACCTTCTTGCTGCTGACAATTAAAGATTTAGCAAACAGCCACGGCGTTGACTATGTCTACCCGCTCTACGATAAAGTTAATGTATCGGTCTACAACCGCGCAACTGATCCAGTTGTACTTCAAGGCTATTCTTATCCTTCATCGCTGACAATACGGAGTTACTATCAAAAAAGATGTGGCTTAGAAATATACACTGTGACACCTACAGATGCACAGTGCATCCTGTCTCCTCCTCGGTCTCCTCAACTAGTGCCATCAAGCAATTGTACCTTAGTATATTACGAAGACACCTGTACAACTGGACTGATCCAGTTGGTTGAAAGAGTAAAGAGAAATGGCGGGGAAGTAATGATATATCATACCCGAAACATAACTGAAGATTTGAGGATTCTTTCGAGCACCGCAGATGTTAGTATACCTGTCATTTTGGTGAAAGATCCACAATATGTCATTAGACACTCATATCAGTACGAATATTTCCAATATATAAATGTCACACAGACTTCACTGCCTCCCACCGGACCACCTAAACAAGACAGTGGATTTGATAATGAACAGAGAACCACCATTGTAGGGCTTGTGTTTGCTGCCCTACTGTTGGCTGGTATATTGGTATTGAGTTTGGCCATTTTTGTGTGCTACAAACGACACCGCCGAGGGACCAGACAAATGGTGAGAAATTAGATAAGCTAGATAGTTGTTATTCTGTGAGTATTTTGTTCAACCATCTGTTATCATGTTGTGTGGCTGTACACCATAGGATGCATGTAACTACAATTTGTTACTTCCATGGTGGATGGTTTAGTGTAGTCAACTGGAGCAATGTAGAAGCCTTATCTGTTTCAAAGTTATTTATTTCTCAGTCTAACTAGTCATATAACTACCTATTCATAATTCTGTCAAGATATTGTTATCACTAGTCGGTTATAAACTTTTCAGGGGCAAAGAATGCGGGAGAGGGAGCTCCATCTGCTTATTGAGTGGCTATCATCATGCATTATACACAGGAGTCTAGGGAAATTTCCCACGTATTTGAATGTGTTTTAGAGTGGTACTGCATGCGTATGTGAATCAGTTCTTCCTAGGTGATCATGACACACTTGTTCAGCCAGATTTATCAGCTTTAACCATAGCCAAGTGTGCTTAGCTGAAAGCATCAGTCCAGCAGTATGTACTATATAATTTTCCATAGTTACTTGTTGGAAGTGTTAGAGTTGCTTAGTGGGCACATTTATGACCAATCAAGCAAAAACCTCCTCGGATTCCATTTCTCTGTTATTTATAGTAACAAAGAAGTGGAGTGCCAAAAATAGCCTTTTTACATtatgatgcagtagaaataaagtttaccactatcatttctttgttggaatgCCTTTTTTCTTTGTATACATGGAGGGATATAGGGAAACCACTACACTTTGATATGGATTTCAGTTGTGTTCATAGTAAACAGATTAAGCCTTCATAGCCTTTTTCAGATGTGAGTTGCGATCAAttaattaagcacctgtaatttaccCCAGTGTACAAATCAAATATCTTGTTGTTTCAACTTCAGTGTAAAACTTACTGCAATTTAAATTTGTGCTAGTTCACTAGTTTTAGTTACAAGGCTCTTTACATGAAGTTTACATGATGTTATGATGAGATTTTTACTTAtttaatttgaaaaaaaaaatccagGCAGCAACTTTGGTTTGGTCAGGAAACCAAaagtttcaaaatgattatacTGTAAAGATGTCACTTTGTTATCATTAAAATAGTTTTATGCACATGATTTTCAATAATTATGTGTTAGTGACTGTTACAGTATATGAAGTacttgactgctcaattagagtatattgatcattAACTAATCCAATGGTATATTAGGTTTTCTTGGTTTTTGGTTTCATTGCATACCAAAATgatttaaaatgtttaatgcgGAACACATATTTTTTACCTTCATATGTTTTTATGGCGAAATGGAATTTTGTAAAAATGATGACTTTTGCTTAGCTGGGTTTAATTATGCCTGACCAATgttgccaagctgtcatgaaggaaaagttTATGGGTGATATTTCTGGACAAGCCTTCATGATCTGTATGATACAGTATTATGTATGATAGTGACTTGTCAACCATAGCTGCATTCTTGACATTTTTACCCATAAAATAATCGAGTTGAAGGGCTAAATAACCTCCGTACAGCATCTacttgaatgttctattagaataaatgGCTGTTATTTTGGAGTATGTAATATCACTAGTGACTCCTTAATGAAGGTGACAGTTCTTCCTATTCTCTGCTCATGCTCAATAAAGTTCCCACAACTGTAGGTCTGGGGCTAATGGGGGCTGCAAGGGAGCTGGTAAGACGAGGAGCACATCCAGTTCAAGATGGAGGTGGTGAACAGAGATCAATGCTAATGTCAATTCTTGTTGAGTACTACCtgaagcataatattatattgtcaTGACTTTAGTGATGCATAAAAAAGTAATGACAATCACTACCTAGtggtgacgttcactacaagaaagtagtgaatgtcactacttaCAATACTCTTAGCATGCATAGAGTTTTCCTAataggagggggggggggggggggctctgTCTTTCAGATATAAAgctgttgtaatgtgttgtgtgcatATAAATACAAGTAACATCAAAAGTATGAATTTTGTGTGAAATTTGATCTGTACTGTAGCTCAAAATGCACATTGTAAACTAAGAAAAATCACACAgagtatagtcactgtatatAGAGCTCCTAGGCTACAAAATCATCTTAAGAGTTTCTGTTAACCTTGTGTCAGTACAAACGCTCTAAGAGTACGTATATAGTAATATGTTTCTCAGATGTTCGTATACCAGATGGCACTGTGCAGGGGTTCAGACACCTGAGATTCCACAAAGAAAAAGAGTTTTTATTGTAACAGATAACATCTCAAACAGGTGCTTGTAAATTATATATACAGTGAAGTTAAAAGTTGACAATACAATAAGTTTTTGATGGGCGTTTCTTGTTGGTGTAATTTCCAAATGCACACACAATTGGAATAAAGGCCACCAGACATATTTACTAAATCATCTAGTCAAATTATCTGCTTGTTGGCACTAGCTATTATAAGATACACTTCTCAATTACACGCGTAATAAAACCCTCTACAATGGAACCTGTGTAATGTAAACACCTTGTAACCCGCGACAAAGAGTGTCCTGATAATCAAAGTATTCTGATTTTCCATTGTGCTAAGGAAGACTTTGGAACCTTAGCAAAGTGTCTGCATTATTAAGTGAAACAATGGATACACAATTTTATCCAGCATGTGTTAATTAATTTTACGTGGATTTTCCAAAATATACAgaggagtgtataaacagtggaatggaatactggaatggcggaatggaattttttaatgttttttacatccaaataagtacaactcctccccttaagtaagcaaacaaataggattccccttgaattcagctcttttagcatactttttctcaccacaacacttgtgtgacatataactcaatactttattacttgtctgaaactaactgCCTTAATCaaggttcagttcagtgtgcaacGTGGTGCTGCCACAatgaactttggcttaaattttgtttttctgacataattatggaaaaggctcattgtaaatgcttacaaaatagtcccatttcactttaccgaaagatttttgcttaggctcctaggttagtggtaaaaaccttgtacaggctctacCCTCTGTGTTCGCCCTCCAGTACCTCCTGGTGTACTACAGTTGACTATGTACAAAAACAATGTACcacatacatattatacaaATTTTTAACGGGCATAATTTTTATAGATTAACAAATTTCAGCATTTTCATTTTTGTGGATCTCTCATTTTTTACTCAGGTTGCCTATAGCATAGAGCTAAGCTTGAtaattttcaaggatgaaaagTTTGCGGTAGGCTTGAGTTTGagaatagcctattatgctttcaaGCAGTGCTCAAAGCCTCGTCCTATTATACTCAATAATATGCTAGATTATGCTCTATAGTtgtctgttttattagagcatatcagtctttcctgactgttgtattagagtatgtgactgctctattagagtatattttcaCAAAATGTGAATAATCAGCTAAGAAAcactaaaaataataacattacagtaataatgtgtagtgtgttcatgtttgcTGCATTTTTGGCACAAGCATTTTAATTAAcaatcttgaaaatcatcctatcaCACtagcataatgcttgatgcttttgctagcctattaccGTAGACTCCGGTTATTAGGCGCACATggttattaagcgcatattgcctgttaagtgcatatggtagacttgtgctagacacctgtttgttaagcgcatatggttGAAATTGCCTCTGCCACCTCGTACTACGTAGAATTATTGTCAGAATGAATCAGACATGTCACAGCACACTCGAAGCCTCGCCAGCCCCGTGTCTAGCAGATACTACCATCTGTAATAATGATAGCTGTAGCTACTACCTGGCTTCTAAGGATTTCCGTTTCCACAACTGAAGCAAACTATTAACTGGTGTTCAAATCACTTGAAAACTAATGGGTACAACTAATTCCCTCCTAGCAGAAATTCCTTACCGTAATTTAAAagcgcatgtgcttaacaaGCATGGTAAATTTCACAAATATTTCCcctgaaaattataagcgcatgcaccTAATAACCAGAggtatgctcaaaattatgctggcataattggtacAAGCCTACTTTGTGGACAGCTACTGTATATCAGAGTCCATGAAAATTACATCCCTTGAACATCTGTATGTATACAGTGGGCTAACTATAGAACTTTAAAAATTTTAAGGGATAATTTTTTTATCATTatatacagtggcggatctatgATTTTacaagggggtttctgaaaaatTATTTAGGGCCTCTGAAGACATATGCATGCCTCCAAAACATTTAGAAGCTTTGAGGTCAGATTTTAGGCTTTAAACTATgaaacaaacaaattaactgTAGGGAAAAAGTTGTGTgactaagctgtagctttgattgttctattagagtatatagttacttgactgctctattagaatatctcgatttTTAATGCAGTGAGGGATGAAAAGTAAAGTGATTCTGAGGCCGCTCTAATGGATGTTAGTTCAGTGtacttgcatgcatgctacctgaaatacagtggtatgtaAGTGTTTACTATGATATATGCCAACACAGCAAGTTACACTGTGACTGAGCTAAGAGCTAAATTTAATAAAAAGGAAATTTCTATCAAAACCACAGAAACTCATCCACCACTGTTATGCTAATCCATAAAGAATTAGCAGGCACAATGCTTTATATGTACTAAGTTCTATAAGTGATGGCTCCACTTTATTGGACAACGCTTGTAACAAGAAGTCAAGGTATAGATAGCTATTTAGTGGTTAGTGGTCACACTGTTTATCTCTTAAATCTGTAAGTGTCAACTTAATGTAATAACACAGTGAAAATAGCCTTTGAAATGAAGCAATACCTAGGGGGCATTTATAGTGGGGGTGTAAAAAGTGGTATAGGTTAAAACAACTAGCACAGTGTGAACTGTTATGCACGCTCACTATCTAGAATggttgggggcatgccccacaggaaattttggtaacaattttgagttattttatttaataaatatattGTGAGCCACTTCATATTGAAATAATGATCATGTATAGCAGTGCAGTATTAGCTGTCCTGCAATGTGGTTTAAGTTTAATTTCTGGGAGTGCAATCTCCAAAAGTTATATGATATTTATAGTGAAATGATTAAAGCACAAAAAAGCAGCTGTGGCTATCATGTCGTAACTGCTCTCAAAGATTACAGGTATTTGCAATTTATTTTCACAAGGGGAGGTTAATGTGGCCCCTTCAATTCACTTTCCCTTTAGAATCACTAGCTCTTGCATGGTCAGGAATTGCTCTTCTCTTGCTCTGATTGTCATCTCTTTCGGAAATTGAAATGGGTCATGATGacatattttagttgtttatgTTGATAAAGAAATAGCTATACATTTAGTTATATGGTACTCttaaatacaataatacaagtagAAGAGGTGTATACTGTAGTCATGATGTTTTGTTTGCACTAAAGTTAGATACATGTGCATGTGGAGCTTGGTCAAGGATGTAGAATCGTCAGTGTATATATAAGGAGGTTTAGGGCTGCATTTATCCTGAAGCTGTAGCTTGGTTATAACTTTATAAATATAAAATCATTTTGCTAGAATTGAAGGGTCAGTGGATAAAGGGGATACTGAGTTCAAGGCAGTCTCAAATTTACTTCAGTCTTTGAAAAATTACAATTCAATTATGGCCCAAAAtagtatttaatgcccaccacatAGTCACCTTatttttcaaatggcacttgtccccttttgccgCTAGCTTCTTTAGGTTAAACATATAGTAGGCATTTTTAGTTTTAGCTATATGCTTGATATGATGCCTGGGTTGACTAAATCATTAACCCAGGTATCAAGTATATAGCTAAAACTGAAAATGCCTACTATATGTTTAACCTAAAGAAGCTATATCTTTTCAAAAGCACCAATAAATAGTTGATTCAGCACATAAAGATATATAATAACTATGGCCAGCAGGATGTTTGGTGAGATAGCAGTACACAACATGCAGGTCATGCAAGAAGAGATTCAATTTTAGCTCACACATGCACTTGTCATTTTCCCATTATATAGTGTAGAGGAGTTTTACTGAATAACTTTTGATTTAGTTTAGTTGactggatgttctattagattttAGTAGAATTTTAAACTTTGCTCCTAATATAATTTGACCACCTCTTAGAAGTGATTAGCTCTTTGCCTTGGTCTTTCCATAGGCTATATATCATCAATGCTTAAAACTAGTAAAAATTTTGGAGGAAAGGGTCGGAGCAAAGTACTTCAGCACCCCCCACCCGAATACCTCTGTTTTTTTGTTGCTAATACACTTTTATGAACACAAAATATGATAATTACATTTTTCAACTGTATATCAGCCATTTGCCTGTTTATTTTCTATAGCACAATGGAACAGAAATCAAGATGTCGCAGACTGGAGATTCGACGACTATTAAAGGTGATTCTACTGTAGAAGAGAATAATGGTGGAAATTGTGAAGGCGATGGTAAGAAATTCTCATAGACTACATAATATAGTTTCTATATTTATCTCCTGGTGTAGGGGACTTATTGGTTGAAAATGTCAAGTGAAAACTGCTCATTCTGTCAACACTTAGTATTTTACAGttgtacatatagctatacacagTCTAAACACTTTATTATATTATGTACTGAATTTTCTTTCATTCACATGATGGCCATGCAGTATAGCTGCTTGTAGTGCTATAGCAAGCATTTAGCTATTGTGTTAGCAGTACTAGTCTAACTGCTGCCTTTTCTTAACCTCCTtgtaactatagctacatttcaTAGTGCAGTCTTCAGTATTTTATGTCATCTTAGATTACGTTCTAGCTATACAGTGCCATGCATCCAT containing:
- the LOC136238574 gene encoding uncharacterized protein, with the protein product MKSMVILTTFLLLTIKDLANSHGVDYVYPLYDKVNVSVYNRATDPVVLQGYSYPSSLTIRSYYQKRCGLEIYTVTPTDAQCILSPPRSPQLVPSSNCTLVYYEDTCTTGLIQLVERVKRNGGEVMIYHTRNITEDLRILSSTADVSIPVILVKDPQYVIRHSYQYEYFQYINVTQTSLPPTGPPKQDSGFDNEQRTTIVGLVFAALLLAGILVLSLAIFVCYKRHRRGTRQMHNGTEIKMSQTGDSTTIKGDSTVEENNGGNCEGDGDLLVENVK